The DNA window CGAACCCGTCGGGCACACGTCCAGACACGCGGCGTGCGTGCAGTGCTTGCACACGTCCGACATCATCAGCCAACGGAAATCCGTACGCCCCTCCGCGCCGGTGCCCCGACCCGGCGGCTGCGTACCCGGCATGCCGAGGAACTCCGGCCCCGGGCCGCCACCGCCCGGACCGCCGTCGTCTGTGCCGCCCGGGCCGGCGGCGATCGGGTCGCCGAGCACGTCGGCGGTCCCGCCTGCGGCCATCCGGGCGGCGGCCGACGGTGCACCGGTCGGCACTCCCGGATCGGTGCCGGTGCGCTCGACGGTGCCAGCCGCCACGGCCGCCGACGCCGCGCTGACCGGACCGTCGGTCGGCGTCCCCGCGAACGGTGGCGTGCGGCGCCCGGCCGGGCGGGGCTGCTCGATGAACGCGACGTGCCGCCACGAGTTCGCGGTCAGCGCGCCGGTGTTGTCGTACGACATGCCCAGCAGGTCCAGGCCGGAGCCGGGCACCCCGTTCCACTCCTTGCAGGCCACCTCGCACGCCTTGCAGCCGATGCAGACGCTGGTGTCGGTGAAGAACCCCATCCGTGGCGGCGCAGATGACCAACCAGCGTCCGGCGCCGGGTCCAGCGGTCCGTACAGGCTGTTCGGGTCAGGTATCACCGCGCCCCTCCCCGTCGCTGTCGGTGGTGACTGCCGGGGCGTTCCGCCCCGGGGTGATCCCGGCTCGCCGCTGATACTCGGCCACCAGGTCGAGCAGGGCAGGCCCGCTGGGGCGGCGGCCCGGTCGGACGTCGCACGTACCGATCTTGCTCTCCTGGATCAGGACGTTGGGGTCGAGGCTGATGCCGAACAGGTCGTTGGCCGAGTCGCCGGTCACCAGGCCCTCGAAGCCGAAGTGGTACGGCAACCACACCTGGTGGATGATTCGACCGTCCACCCGCAACGGCGTGAGCCGATCGGTCACCAGCACCTTCGCTTCGATTACCGCACGGCCACTGACCAGGTGGGCCCAGCCCAGATGCGCCAGCCCGACCTCGGCGGCCAACTCCGGGGACACCTCGACGAACATCTCCGGTTGCAGCTCGGCCAGCGGACGGACCGTCCGGCTCATCCCACCCGCGGTGTGGTGCTCGGTGAGCCGGCTGACCGTGAATACGTACGGGAAGACCTGACTGTGCTCCTCCGGCGGGCTCGGGTTCACCGAGTTGACTGGATGCGCGTACATCTTGCGGGTCGGGTTGGCCTGCTGCTGGTAGAGCGGGTTGCGCACCGGCGACTCGACCGGCTCGTAGTGCGTCGGCATCGGCCCGTCCAGGACCCCGCTGGGCGCGTACAGCCAGCCCTTGCCGTCGCCCTGCATGACGAACGGGTCGTCACCGGCGATGCCCTCGGTGCCGGACGCACCCGGTGGCGGCCGGTACGACGGCGGTTTGGTCTTCTCGAAGTCCGGCACGTCGTAGCCGGTCCACTCGGCCTTCTCCGGGTCCCACCAGACGTACTTCTTGCGCTCGCTCCACGGTTTGCCGTCCGGGTCGGCGGAGGCGCGGTTGTAGAGAATGCGGCGGTTCGCCGGCCAGGCCCAGCCCCACTCCGCGGCCACCCAGTCCTGCTCGTGGCGGGACTTGCGCCGGGCCGCCTGGTTCACACCGTCCGCGTACACGCCGGTGTAGATCCAGCAGCCGATCGCGGTGGAGCCGTCCGCGCGGGCCTCGCCGAACGAGGACAGTGGGCGGCCGGTCGACACGTCGTACCCGTTGATCTCGCGCAGCACCGCCTCGGCGCTGGGCTCGGCGTGCGGGCCGTGCGTGGGGTAGTCCCAGGTGAGGTCGAGCAGCGCCCGGTCGCGTGGCAGGTCCGAGTCGGCCAGCTTCTCCCGCAGCTTGCGGCCGAGGTGGTAGAAGAACCACAGCTCGGAGCGGGCGTCGCCCGGTGGTTCGACGGCCTTCTCGCGCCACTGCAGCAGGCGCTGGGTCTGGGTGAAGCTGCCCTCCTTCTCCACGTGCGAGGCGGCGGGCAGGAAGAACACCTCGGTACGACACTGCTCGGGCACGATCTCGCCGGTCTCGATCTCCGGCGCGTGCTGCCAGAACGTGGCGCTCTCGATCATGAAGAGGTCCCGCACGACGAGCCAGTCCAGGTTCGCCATGCCGAGACGCTGGGCGCGACCGTGTGCCGAACCGACGGCCGGGTTCTGCCCGAGCAGGAAGTACCCCTTGATCTTCCCGTCGATCATGTCGAGCACCTGCTGGTACGTCCCATGGTCGCCGGTCATCCGCGGCATGTAGCCGTAACAGAAGTCGTTCTCCGGCGTCGCCGCATCGCCCCAGTACGCCTTGAGCAGGCTGGCGGCAAACGAACGGGCGTTGCCCCAGAAGCCCTTCTGCCCCGGGTGGCGAATGCTGTCCACCCACTCGTCGAACGTCGGGTGATCGGCGTGGTGTGGCATCGGCAGGTAGCCGGGCAGCAGGTTGAACAGGGTCGGGATGTCCGTCGAGCCCTGGATGCTGGCGTGCCCACGCAGCGCCATGACCCCACCACCCGGACGACCCATGTTGCCCAGCAGCAACTGGATGATCGCGCCGGTGCGGATGTACTGCACCCCGACGCTGTGCTGCGTCCAGCCGACCGAGTAGATCAGCATGCCAGTCCGCTCGCGGCCGGAGTTCTGCGTCCAGGCCTGGGCCAGCTCCAGGAACTTCTCCTGCGAGATGCCACAGACCCGCTCCACCATCTCCGGCGTGTAACGGGCGAAGTGCCGCTTGAGGATCTGGTAGACGCAGCGCGGGTGCTGCAACGTCTCATCGCGGCGGGTCTGCCCGCCCACCTCCGCGCCGTGCGACTCGTGCCGCAGGCCGGCGGCGCTGTCCCGCTCCTTGGCGGTGTGCCCGCTGCCGGAGGAGCCCTCGTGCCCCTCGTACTGCCAGCTGTCCTGCACGTAGCTGCCGGTCACCGGGTCGAAGCCGGAGAAGAACCCGTCGCCGTCCTCGGTGTCGGTGAACTCCTCGCTGACGATCGTCGCCGCGTTGGTGTACGACAGCACGTACTCACGGAAGTCCAGCTCGTTGTCCAGGATGTAGCGCACCACCCCACCCAGCAGCGCGATGTCGGTGCCCGCCCGGATCGGCAGGTACGAGTCCGCCACCGCGCTGGTCCGGGTGAACCGCGGGTCGACATGGAAGACCTTCGCGCCCCGGCGCTTGGCCTCCATCACCCACTGGAAGCCCACCGGATGCGCCTCGGCCATGTTCGAACCCTGGATGACGATGACGTCAGCGTTGGCGATGTCCTGCTGAAAGTCCGTCGCACCGCCACGACCGAAGCTGGCCCCCAGACCGGGGACAGTGGCGGAGTGTCAAATACGGGCCTGGTTCTCGATCTGGAGCGCCCCCATCGCGGTGAACAACTTCTTGATGAGGTAGTTCTCCTCGTTGTCCAGCGTCGCCCCACCCAGGCTGGAGATACCCAGCGTCCGGTTGAGCGGCCGGCCCTCGCCGTCGACGTCCTCCCAGGTCTGCTCGCGGGCGGCGAGCATCCGGTCGGCGATCATGTCGAGCGCGGTGTCGAGCTCCAGATCCTCCCACTGCGTCGAGTACGGGCGGCGGTAGCGAACCGTCGTCTGCCGCAACGGGCTGGTCACCAGGCTCTTGCTGGCCGCACCCTTCGGGCAGAGCCGACCCCGCGAGATCGGGCTGTCCGGATCACCCTCGATCTGGGTGACCTGCCCGTCCTTCACGAACACCCGCTGACCGCAGCCCACCGCGCAGTACGGGCAGACCGAGCGGGCCACGCTGTCGGCGTCCTCGGTGCGGGCGGTCAACTCCGCCGAGCGGGCAGACTGCGCCGCGGCACCCCGGCCCAGCGGGTCCGTGCCGGTGAGCTGCCGGTAGACCGGCCAACCCTCGATGAAGGTCCGCAGACCCATCCCCGACACCCCCTCCCACGCGAGCGACCCCATGAACATAGGTCAACCGAGGCATGTTCGCGAACCGAGGAACCGGCAACTGGCACAGACAGCGCCGCCCCCGGCCGGGTGGGCCGGGGGCGGCGCTGGTGTCGGTGTGCAGGTCGCCTCTCGGCGAGTGGCGCGACGCGGCTCCAGCCAAACGGTATTCCGCGACGGCAATATCAGGTGAGGCCCGGGGACACTGAGTCACACCGACACTGTCCACAACCAGCCGACGCCCCACGTCATTCCCTGGCCACACCCCCACCCTGATCCGGTCGTGGACATGCCGCTGGCCGGCACCCCAGGGTGGGGGTGCCGGCCAGCGGTCGGTGTCATGCGGGTCATGCGGGTGGTGCTTGGGTGGGTCAGTTGTTCCAGTGCTGGGCGACCAGGTCGGTGGCCTGCTGCTCCCACTGGGCGTAGGCATCGGGGTAGGCCGAGACCTGCACGGTCTGCGCGGCGTCGGTCAACGCCATGTCCTGCCACCCGTCAACCTGCTTGAGACCCTTGAGGAACGCGGTCGTGGAGTACTGCGGGTCGGTGATCTGCTCCGGCGTACCCCAACCCGAGCTCGGGCGCTGCTGGAACAGGCCCAGCGAGTCGTGGTCGTTCATGTCGCCGAGGTGACCCAGGTTCTCCAACTTCGACTCCTGCAGACTGGTGGCGATCGAGATCACCGCGGCCCGCTCAGGCAGACCAGCCTTCTTCGTCGCGGCGATGATCGCCTTGACGTTCGCAACCTGCTCGTCGTTCAGGTCGATGTGCGACTGCGCGCCCTGCGCCTTGACCGTCTGCACGGCGACGGCAACAGGCTTGCCGTCGACGGGGGCGGCGTGGGCGGCGATCGGGCCGGCGAAGACACCACCGGCGAACGCGAGACCCGCAACGGACAACATGCTCTTACGAATGATCGTGTTCATCAGGGGTGAGCTCCTTCAGGGGGTAGACACCCACCACCCGGGGGAACGGCGGTGTGGGTGCAAGCACCTCGTCCGGCGCTTTCAACACGGGGGAAAGTCTTGGGGGTTGGCGGCCGGCAAGCCGGGGGGCCTGCGGCGCCGGGTCCAGCGGCCTACGGGCGGGGGCCTCGTGGCGCCGGGACCGTGTGTAACGACCGGCGGGCCGCGGTCATTCCGGGGCTGGCCCATCCACCGGGCACCCGGTAGATCAGGTGCTGGTGCGGTCGTTCAGGGAGTCTGCAACGACCGGGCACCCGCGGGCATTCCAACCCGCCGGACGGGCTGCCATCCCAACCCTCAGGGGCCGGTGGTGCTGCGATCGTCAGGGTGTGTAACGACCCCCGGCCCGCCACGATTCCAGCCCACGGGTGCAGCCGGTCACACGTCAGACACCCCGATACCGGACATCCGGCACGAGACCGGCGAGTGTTCCATCAGGCCGTCGCCCGAGGACTCGGCTCGATCCGGAGGGGCTGTCCAGTCGGCTGCCCGGCATCGGATGGACCTGTTGGGGGTTGATCGACTCGATATCGCCGATGTCGGGGTATCCGGTGGCCGTGGATACCGCAACATCGGCGAGGTCGAAGTCGATCATCCCGGGCGAAGGCGATCCGGGGGCGAGGTGGCCAGCGAGCGGTATACCTCAGAGGCATATGTATGACTCACAGGTATACCGCTCACAACACCAACCGCCCCGAGACGGTGGCCTGGCCACACGGCACACCCCACCGACCCCGGCCACGACGGCAGCCGGGCCCCACCCCGCACGACCCGGCACACCAAACCGACCCCCGGCCACGACACGCGCAAATCGACGCCCAAGCCCGAGGCATCACGATAACCCAACCCGACATCCAACCCACCCGAAACAGCCACGCCGCCCGCAGCCCAGGGAACGTCGTGAGCGACACCAGCACCGGCGAGGGTTACCCTGACACCATGCAGGCCGTCTCCCCCACCACGACCGGCGTGGCCTTCCTGGCCCGCCCGGGTCGCCCTGCGGTGGTGGCGCGGACGCTCGCCGAGCTGGCCGGCCCCACGCGGGGCGTGGTGGAGCTACCGGTACGGCTGATGTGGAACGCCGAGCGCACCTTCGACCTCGGTGACCCCGACCAGCTGCTCTGGATGTACGAGAACGTGCTGCGGGAGACCAACCGCGCCGAAGATCTGCGCGTCCTGATCAACGGGCGGACGCTGCGTCGGGTGTGGCGGCTGCTCAACCTGCCCAGGGGCGTGCGCCAGGCGTGGGAGAGCCGGCACCGAGGTCTGCGCGCGGCGTGATCGCAGCACACCTGCACGAGTTCTACCGCGAGGTGGCGCGGGTGGCGCTCGCCGCGGCCGGGCCGCACCGGTTCGTGCTGGGCGGCGGGGTCGCCTGGGCCGCGCACGGGCTGGTCGCCCGCCCCACCGAGGACGTGGACCTCTTCGCCGACGTGGAGGGCGCCGCCGCGGCCGCCTCCGCCGGGGTACGCGTGGCGTTGGAGCGGGCCGGGTTCACGGTCACCGACGCCGATCCGGACAGCGACCTCGCCGACCTGTTCGACGGGTACGGGCGGGACATGAAGGACTTCGTGGTGAGCCGCGACGGGCGGCAGATCCGGCTCAGCCTGGCGCGGCTCGACCGGCAGCAGAGCCCGGTCGTGATGGACCTCGGGCCGGTGATGGACGTCCGCGACCTGGTCGCCAACAAGATCGCGGCGTTGGTCAACCGGCGGGAGGTTCGTGACTTCATCGACGTGGCGGCAGCTCTGGAGCACTACGACGTGACCGAGCTGTTGGAGCTGGCCCGGCAGGTCGACCCCGCACTGGACCCGGCGGACGTACGGGCCGCCGGGCGGTACCTGGACCGGCTGCCCGACCAGCGCTTCGGCCGCTACGGCCTGGGCCCCACGGACGTCGCCCGCGTCCGGCAGCGCCTGGCCACCTGGCCACGCTGACCCTGGTCGCCGACCGCGTCGGCCGACCGATGCGACACAGTCCGCGGGGCTGGCGTGGCAGGAGTGACCCCTGCTGGTTATGGTGCGCGAGGCGCCCACGAGGCGCCCCCACCCGATGGAAAGGCACGTCATGACCTCTCCCTCCGGCCCGTCGCGTCGCCAGGTGCTCGCCGCCGCGGCCGCGGCGGCGACCGCCCCGCTGATCGCCGCCGCCCCCGCGCAGGCGGCCGGCGCGGCCCGGTCACGCACCTGGGACCTCACCCTCCTGGGCACGTCGGACACCCACGGCAACGTCTACAACTGGGACTACTACCGGGACGCCGAGTACGACGACAGCAAGCAGAACGACATCGGCGTCGCGAAGTTGGCCACCCTGATCAACCAGATCCGCGCCGAGCGGCGCGGCAAGGCGACGCTGGTGCTCGACGCCGGCGACACCATCCAGGGCACGCCGCTGGCCACGTACTACGCCAAGCAGGAGCCGATCACCGCCACCGGGGAGAAGCACCCGATGGCCCGCGCGATGAACGTCATCGACTACGACGCGGTGACACTGGGCAACCACGAGTTCAACTACGGCCTGCCGCTGCTGGACGTGTGGATCCGCCAGCTCGGCTTCCCGGCGCTCGCCGCGAACGCCATCAACGCGAAGACCGGCAAGCCGGCCTTCCTGCCGTACGTCATCAAGAAGGTCTCCCTCGGCTTCGCCGCGCCGACCCTGCGGGTCGGCATCCTCGGCCTGACCAACCCCGGCGTGGCGATCTGGGACAAGGGCAACGTCGAGGGCAAGCTGCGCTTCGACGACATGGTCGCGACCGCGGCGAAGTGGGTGCCGATCATGCGCGCCCGCGGCGCCGACCTCGTGCTGATCTCCGCGCACGGCGGCGACAGCGGCACCTCCAGCTACGGCCCGGAGCTGCCGAACGAGAACCCGGTGGCCCTGATCGCCCAGCAGGTGCCGGGGATCGACGCGATCCTCTTCGGCCACGCCCACAACGAGGTCGTGGAGAAGTTCGTCACGAACGACAAGACCGGCGAGCAGGTGCTGCTCTCCGAGCCGTCGAAGTGGGGCCAGCGGCTCACCCGGATGGACTTCACCCTTGCCCGGCAGCACGGCCGCTGGAAGATCACCACCAAGCGGGCCAGCATGCTGAACACCAACACGGTGGTGGAGGACCCGAAGGTCCTCGCGGCGGTGCGGGCACAGCACCAGAAGACCATCGCCTACGTCAACCAGGTGGTGGCCCAGGCCACCGTCGAGATGTCCACCGTCGAGTCGCGGTACAAGGACACCCCGATCCTGGACTTCATCAACCACGTCCAGGCCGAGACGGTGACCACGGCGCTGGCGGGCACTCAGTACGCGAACCTGCCAGTGCTGTCGCAGGCCTCGCCGTTCAGCCGCACCGCGGTCTTCCCGGCCGGGGACGTGAAGATCCGCGACGTGGCGGGGCTGTACGTCTTCGACAACACCCTCGAGGCGGTCGTGCTCAGCGGCGCCGAGGTACGTGCCTACCTGGAGTACTCGGCGAAGTACTTCCGCACTCTCGCGCCGGGTGCCCCGGTCGACCCGGAGCAGATCAGCGACCCGGCGGTGCCGGACTACAACTACGACGCCCTCTCCGGCGTCGACTACGACATCGACATCGCCAAGCCGGTCGGCCAGCGGATCACGCGGCTGGTGCTGCCCGGCACCGACACCCCGGTGGCGGACAACGCGCAGTTCGTGGTGGCGGTGAACAACTACCGGCGCAGCGGTGGCGGCAACTTCCCCGGCATCGTGAAGACCCAGGTCTACAACGCGCAGCAGGAGATCCGCCAGCTGCTCATCGACTGGGCGCAGGCCAAGGGGACGATCGACCCGGCCGACTTCTTCCAGCCCAACTGGCGGCTGGTGCGCGAGGGCGTACCGGTCTTCTGACCGAGGCGTGCCGGTCGGCGAACCGGCACGTACCGCGAACGGGCCGTGGGTGGCGACACCTGCGGCCCGTTCCGCGTTCTCAGCCCTGCACGTTCCAGCGGACCGGGTCCTCGGTCCTCTCCGGGCGGTCACGTCCCGGATCGGTCTCGGTCAGCTCGACCCGCTCCTCGGGGCGGACGGCGGGCGGCAGCTCCCCGAACCGGACGTGGCGCAGGAACGCGTACTCATCATCGGTGAACGGCTGCTCGGCCATCGCGCACCCCCCTGCTCTCCCGTCATTGTGTGGCGGCCGGACCACCCGGCACCAGCGGTCCGGTCGGCGCGATCTGCCTGACGTTCGGATACGGCCGTCACCACTCGTAAGGCGTCCTAGGATCCTGGGTGAATGGAGAGCCCGGGTCGGGTCAGGGGCGGGCTGGTGCCGAAGCAGGCTGCCGGCGAGGACCCGGTAGCCGGTCCAGCACCGCGAGCGCCGCCCGGATCGATCGGCGCGCCAGCATCTCGTCGAAGCTGGCCCGGCCCTGACAGAACTGGACGAACATCCGCCACCCCGGCGGAGTCGCCAACAGGGCGTGGAACGCCTCCGGGCGGCGGGTGAAAAGCTCGAGCAGGCGGTACCCCGCCCGCATCGACGGCACCAGGCGCTCGGCCACCGCCCGCTCGTACCCGGTCAACTCGCCGTCGGCGACCGCCGCTCCGGCCAGCTCGCCGGAGCGCAGCGCGAAGCTGATGCCCTCCCGGCTCCACGGCTCCAGCAGACCGGCCGCGTCCCCCACGACCAGCACCCGACCGCGCCGCAACGGCGAGTCGTCGGTACGACAGCGGGTCAGGTGACCTGAGTCGTGCTCCGCCGGCAGCCCACTCAGCCCCAACCGGTCGACGAACCGCCGCAGGTAGTCCCGCGTCCCCTCCCCCGCACCCCGGCCCGCGATCACGCCGACCGTCAGCCGGTCGCCCTTGGGAAAGACCCACGCGTACGAGCCCGGCATCGCGCCCCAGTCCAGCAGCAGCCGTCCCCGCCACCGCTCCTGCTCCGCGGGCGGCACCGGCACCTCCAGCTCCAAACCCAGGTCCACCTGCCGGTAGCGGACCCCCACGTGCCGGGCGGTCACCCCCGAGGAGCCGTCCGCGCCGATCACCGCGCGGGCCGCGAGCGACGTACCGTCGGCCAGCCGCAGGCGTACCACCTCCGGGTCCTGTTCGATGGCGCGGACCACTACCCGCTCCCGCACCTGCGCGCCGGCGGCGACCGCCGCCGCGCGCAGCCGGTCGTCGAACTCCTCGCGGCGCACCATGATCACCACCGGACTGTCGTGCCGGCGGGTGAACTCACGGCGGCCGTCGCGGGTGAACGTCACCCGGGTCACCCGGTCGTGCGCGGGCACCTCGATCCGGTCCCGCACGGCGGCCAATGACGTGCCGATCAGACCACCGCCGCAGGTCTTGTAACGCGGGTGCTCGGCCCGCTCGACAACCAGGGTGCGGACGCCGGCGCGGGCGGCGGCATGTGCCGCGGAGAGCCCGGCGGGGCCGGCGCCGACGACGACGAGATCCCAGACGATCACGGGTGCAGCCTAGGGCACCACCCCTCCGCCGGCCCGGCCGCCACGCATCCCGAGGCGCCGCCCCGACCGCCCGATCGGGTGGGCATCTTCGGTCACCCAGGGGGTAACCGGCGCAGCGCAACCGCCTGCGCAGAGGCGGACGAGCCAAGGAGGATGTCATGCAGCAGGTGCAACTGTCTGAGGTCGAGCAACGGGTGTACCAGGCGGTCACCGCACTCGAATCGCGCGGCCAGGTGCCGTACCCAGACATGATCGCCGAAGAGTCCGGGCTGGCCCAGGAGCAGTTGAACGCACCCCTGCACCTGCTCACCGAGAAGGGCCTGCTGCACCGCGAGGATTCACCGATGGCGGGCCTCGATTTCGGTCCACGGTTCTGCGCCCGCCAGATGGCGTGACCCACGGTACGGCCCTCGACGGTTCGCCCCCCGGTGACCGGGGTAGCGGTCAGGAGCAATGATCGACGGTCAACGGGGGGCACGATGACAGCGGCGCGCTCGCCGCAGCCGGTCGACGCGGCGGAGAACCGGCGACGCTGGCAGGCCGTCGGCGTCGGGTTGGTCGCCGCGTTCATGACGCTGCTCGACGTGAGCATCGTCAACGTCGCCGTGCCGTCCATCGACCGTGCGCTGCACGCCTCCCCGAGCGACCTGCAGTGGGTCCTCTCGGGGTACGCGCTCACCTTCGGCCTGGTGCTGGTACCGGCCGGCCGCTTCGGTGATGCCCGTGGCCGGCGTAACGCGTTCGTCTTCGGCATCGCGCTGTTCACCGTGACCAGCGCGCTCGCCGGTCTGGCCACCTCCCCGGCGTGGCTGGTCGTCGCCCGCCTGCTTCAGGGCGCCGCAGCCGGCGTGGTCAACCCCCAGGTGATCGGGATGATCCAGCAACTGTTCCGGGGGCCGGAACGGGCCCGCCCGTTCGGAGTGCTCGGCGCCACCATCGGTATCTCCACCGCCGTCGGCCCGCTGCTCGGGGGTCTGCTCATCGCGATCGGCGGCGAGGAGCACGGGTGGCGGTGGGTCTTCTTCGTCAACGTGCCGGTCGGCATCGTCGCGGCGATCCTCGGCTGGCGCCTGCTGCCGGGCCGACCCGAGGGCCAGCCGGACCGGCGGCGACTCGACCCGGTCGGCGTACTGCTGCTCGGCGTGGGCGTCGTGCTGGTCCTGCTGCCGCTGGTGCAGGAGCAGCAGTGGCGGACCCCGTGGAAGTGGGCGCTCATCCCGGCCGGCCTGGCGGTGCTGGTCGCCTTCGGGTTATGGGAGCGCTGGTACGCGCGGCACCGGGAGCCGTTGTTCGACCTGCGGTTGTTCAGCTTCCAGTCGTACACCCTGGGTTCGCTCATCGCTCTGGTCTACTTCGGTGGCTTCACCGCGATCTTCTTCATCTTCACCCTATTTCTGCAGAACGGCCTCGGCTACAGCGCACTCGTCGCCGGCCTCGCCATCACGCCGTTCGCCCTCGGTTCGGCCGCGGCGTCCGCGTTGGGCGGACGCATCGTGAACCGCTTCGGCCGGCCGCTGGTCGCCATCGGCCTGCTCGGCGTGGTGATCGGGCTGGCCGGAACGGTGGTCGCGCTGCGCCTCGCGCCGGACGCCCCGGCGCCCTGGGTGACCGCCGGTCCGCTGCTCGTCGCCGGCATCGGCAGCGGCCTGGTGATCGCACCCAACCAGACCCTCACCCTCGCCCAGGTGCCGGTACCCCAGGCGGGCAGCGGCGCCGGCATGCTCCAGACCGGTCAACGGATCGGGGCCGCGGCCGGCATCGCCGCCGTCGGCTCGCTGTTCTTCTCCTCGCTCGCCGACAACCACGGCAACTGGACCACCGCCTTCGAACACTCACTCATGCTGGCCACCGGGATCATCGCGCTCGCGCTGATCGCCGCGCTGATCGACATCCTGCGCACGCGCAACCACACCAAGTACTGACGACCCGAGGGGTACGCCACCAGAGACACCGCGACGTGGATATGCCTCTGGCCGGCACCCCAGGTTCGGGGTGCCGACCAGCGGTCGGTGTCATGCGGTGGGTCAGCTGTTCCAGTGCTGGGCGACCAGGTCGGTGGCCTGCTGCTCCCACTGGGCGTAGGCATCGGGGTAGGCCGAGACCTGCACGGTCTGCGCGGCGTCGGTCAGCGCCATGTCCTGCCACCCGTCAACCTGCTTGAGACCCTTGAGGAACGCGGTCGTGGAGTACTGCGGGTCGGTGATCTGCTCCGGCGTACCCCAACCCGAGCTGGGGCGCTGCTGGAACAGGCCCAGCGAGTCGTGGTCGTTCTTGTCGCCGAGGTGACCCAGGTTCTCCAGCTTCGACTCCTGCAGGCTGGTGGCGATCGAGATGACCGCGGCCCGCTTGGGCAGATCGGCCTTCTTCGTCGCGGCGATGATCGCCTTGACGTTCGCAATCTGCTCGTCGTTGAGGTCGATGTGCGACTGCGCGCCCTGCGCCTTGACCGTCTGCACCGCGACAGCAACAGGCTTGCCGTCGACGGGGGCGGCGTGGGCGGCGATCGGGCCGGCGAAGACACCACCGGCGAACGCGAGACCCGCAACGGACAGCATGCTCTTACGAATGATCGTGTTCATGGGGGTGAGCTCCTTCAGGGGGTAGACACCCACCACCAGGGGGAACGGCGGTGTGGGTGCAAGCACCTCGTCCGGCGCTTTCAACACAGGGGAAAGTCTTGGGGGTTGGCGGCCGGCAAGCCGGGGGGCTTGTGGCGCCGGGTCCAGCGGCCTACGGGCGGGGGCCTCGTGGCGCCGGGACCGTGTGCAACGACCGCCGGGCCGGGCCCATTCCGGGGCTGGCCCATCCGTCGACACCCGGTAGATCAGGTGCTGGTGCGGTCGTTCAGGGAGTCTGCAACGACCGGGCACCCGCGGGCATTCCAACCCGGGCCTGGCTGCCATCCCAACCCTCAGGGGCGGGGTGGCGGGCCGGTGGTGCTGCGATCGTCAGGGTGTGTAACGACCCCCGGCCGGCCACGATTCCAGCCCACGAGTGCAGCCGGTCACAGGCCAGACACCCCG is part of the Micromonospora cremea genome and encodes:
- a CDS encoding 4Fe-4S dicluster domain-containing protein — its product is MPDPNSLYGPLDPAPDAGWSSAPPRMGFFTDTSVCIGCKACEVACKEWNGVPGSGLDLLGMSYDNTGALTANSWRHVAFIEQPRPAGRRTPPFAGTPTDGPVSAASAAVAAGTVERTGTDPGVPTGAPSAAARMAAGGTADVLGDPIAAGPGGTDDGGPGGGGPGPEFLGMPGTQPPGRGTGAEGRTDFRWLMMSDVCKHCTHAACLDVCPTGSLFRTEFGTVVVQEDICNGCGYCISACPYGVIDQRKDDGRAWKCTLCYDRLGAGMTPACAQACPTESIQYGPLDELRERAATRVATLHQRGVPEARLYGHDPNDGVGGDGAFFLLLDEPEVYGLPPDPIVTTRDLPKMWKRAGLAALAMAAATVAAFVGGSS
- the fdh gene encoding formate dehydrogenase, which translates into the protein MGLRTFIEGWPVYRQLTGTDPLGRGAAAQSARSAELTARTEDADSVARSVCPYCAVGCGQRVFVKDGQVTQIEGDPDSPISRGRLCPKGAASKSLVTSPLRQTTVRYRRPYSTQWEDLELDTALDMIADRMLAAREQTWEDVDGEGRPLNRTLGISSLGGATLDNEENYLIKKLFTAMGALQIENQARIUHSATVPGLGASFGRGGATDFQQDIANADVIVIQGSNMAEAHPVGFQWVMEAKRRGAKVFHVDPRFTRTSAVADSYLPIRAGTDIALLGGVVRYILDNELDFREYVLSYTNAATIVSEEFTDTEDGDGFFSGFDPVTGSYVQDSWQYEGHEGSSGSGHTAKERDSAAGLRHESHGAEVGGQTRRDETLQHPRCVYQILKRHFARYTPEMVERVCGISQEKFLELAQAWTQNSGRERTGMLIYSVGWTQHSVGVQYIRTGAIIQLLLGNMGRPGGGVMALRGHASIQGSTDIPTLFNLLPGYLPMPHHADHPTFDEWVDSIRHPGQKGFWGNARSFAASLLKAYWGDAATPENDFCYGYMPRMTGDHGTYQQVLDMIDGKIKGYFLLGQNPAVGSAHGRAQRLGMANLDWLVVRDLFMIESATFWQHAPEIETGEIVPEQCRTEVFFLPAASHVEKEGSFTQTQRLLQWREKAVEPPGDARSELWFFYHLGRKLREKLADSDLPRDRALLDLTWDYPTHGPHAEPSAEAVLREINGYDVSTGRPLSSFGEARADGSTAIGCWIYTGVYADGVNQAARRKSRHEQDWVAAEWGWAWPANRRILYNRASADPDGKPWSERKKYVWWDPEKAEWTGYDVPDFEKTKPPSYRPPPGASGTEGIAGDDPFVMQGDGKGWLYAPSGVLDGPMPTHYEPVESPVRNPLYQQQANPTRKMYAHPVNSVNPSPPEEHSQVFPYVFTVSRLTEHHTAGGMSRTVRPLAELQPEMFVEVSPELAAEVGLAHLGWAHLVSGRAVIEAKVLVTDRLTPLRVDGRIIHQVWLPYHFGFEGLVTGDSANDLFGISLDPNVLIQESKIGTCDVRPGRRPSGPALLDLVAEYQRRAGITPGRNAPAVTTDSDGEGRGDT
- a CDS encoding nucleotidyl transferase AbiEii/AbiGii toxin family protein — its product is MIAAHLHEFYREVARVALAAAGPHRFVLGGGVAWAAHGLVARPTEDVDLFADVEGAAAAASAGVRVALERAGFTVTDADPDSDLADLFDGYGRDMKDFVVSRDGRQIRLSLARLDRQQSPVVMDLGPVMDVRDLVANKIAALVNRREVRDFIDVAAALEHYDVTELLELARQVDPALDPADVRAAGRYLDRLPDQRFGRYGLGPTDVARVRQRLATWPR
- a CDS encoding bifunctional metallophosphatase/5'-nucleotidase; this encodes MTSPSGPSRRQVLAAAAAAATAPLIAAAPAQAAGAARSRTWDLTLLGTSDTHGNVYNWDYYRDAEYDDSKQNDIGVAKLATLINQIRAERRGKATLVLDAGDTIQGTPLATYYAKQEPITATGEKHPMARAMNVIDYDAVTLGNHEFNYGLPLLDVWIRQLGFPALAANAINAKTGKPAFLPYVIKKVSLGFAAPTLRVGILGLTNPGVAIWDKGNVEGKLRFDDMVATAAKWVPIMRARGADLVLISAHGGDSGTSSYGPELPNENPVALIAQQVPGIDAILFGHAHNEVVEKFVTNDKTGEQVLLSEPSKWGQRLTRMDFTLARQHGRWKITTKRASMLNTNTVVEDPKVLAAVRAQHQKTIAYVNQVVAQATVEMSTVESRYKDTPILDFINHVQAETVTTALAGTQYANLPVLSQASPFSRTAVFPAGDVKIRDVAGLYVFDNTLEAVVLSGAEVRAYLEYSAKYFRTLAPGAPVDPEQISDPAVPDYNYDALSGVDYDIDIAKPVGQRITRLVLPGTDTPVADNAQFVVAVNNYRRSGGGNFPGIVKTQVYNAQQEIRQLLIDWAQAKGTIDPADFFQPNWRLVREGVPVF